Proteins encoded in a region of the Desulfosoma sp. genome:
- a CDS encoding translocation/assembly module TamB domain-containing protein: MKILIDRIQQETGADVAVGGFRWSPFGSLRLKDVSVETNGTVVFSTDFVQLEYRLGWFKPHVSVHDVTLEKPFLRLERFEDGRWCIPLSPHRDDKGGDETPRRWPLWPSTQVAMIAGRIQGFQGERRVLDMSDITGKLRLHRWSEGDRSGVEVLFEPWRMELRTPISGTWTFAGKAFWENGTLRLDTLEATFNETSRVIIRGTWNTFPEGNLSAQIQLKSWQRPVKVLEQREKGQALGETTEGVIEIEGLWPRLQARYDLRQARGHLVGTGFGTFSKEAMLFKTDASVTGSKLPWGLKGSSDFSGKVQMVLEHKQGSQTKLSLSVSQGRYGSGNLLLQQIVLDMDLQGDLLTVRRAAARCENACAFETVGTVSFTKQTTSEKVVPTLDLSIKADQVPLVLLQDLLPNHSLMGFFSGNGKLQGTWPNLNWSGRMTARDVIIGSFRAKTVGIDGTSSLSILQGSRKLALEFSTLSYRRYAGDFLSLTLRQNGLSNTVDFEAQGKGLAGLERLSVQGRMESLQSPLKLFRIEKGDFSVAGERYGLQGEIRAGEGSVDISALRLSRETEEVQLQGILGTSQPLNLTLRAKNMNLAHWLPKVFSQQSFTLGEALKKTLQGRLEAQVSFRGALENPSMLFHGTLTQISVPGLEQVSTTFSGRYETGWLTFRGEFQSPFLNTPMLLEGSWPVELRLSPWICRLREGGEGQLRFAARNVALEKLNVLIPLEELKGLASFDGRLVGSVTNPRLEGSGTITGASFLWPGWKQKIHDLDIQWRAEGSSVHIENAEFTLLGSRGRAYGEVLFPGTRFAGYTLHVAADEVQFPEIFGIVGQGAVRGTISQAGYAFAPNIVGEVNLTRASISLGELEKDVARHIRLVEETSQGSKVLLGRPRGQVRKHEVFQSVGMQLQIHLPSKGTWVRGFGLEAEVQGGVTLHKVQNGPLQLLGTLGTSKGEYVFQGVRMKVVEGEVTFRGQTPPDPFLSLTCQKDLRDVSITASLTGQISRPTLVFSSTPEMDQVDIVSMLLYGRPAKDLNPRQTQDLRDRGVQFAWGGTTPVVKSLLSGMPLSPDAVDIKGTENGSVLEIGKYLTPELYVTYQKSLEGDKDDELRAEYRVNRYLSVESQVGREDRAGVDVFFRYDFGK; the protein is encoded by the coding sequence TTGAAAATCTTGATTGACCGAATCCAGCAAGAAACCGGTGCGGACGTGGCCGTAGGTGGTTTTCGCTGGTCCCCTTTTGGAAGTCTTCGTCTCAAAGACGTTTCCGTGGAAACGAACGGAACTGTGGTGTTTTCCACGGACTTCGTGCAATTGGAGTACCGTCTCGGCTGGTTCAAACCCCATGTGTCCGTCCACGATGTCACACTTGAAAAGCCTTTTTTGCGACTGGAGAGATTCGAAGACGGTCGATGGTGTATTCCTCTGTCCCCGCATCGAGACGACAAAGGAGGAGACGAGACGCCGCGACGATGGCCTTTGTGGCCTTCCACTCAGGTGGCCATGATTGCGGGGCGCATTCAAGGGTTTCAAGGGGAACGCCGTGTGCTGGACATGTCCGACATCACGGGAAAACTGCGTCTCCATCGATGGTCTGAAGGGGACCGATCAGGTGTGGAAGTGCTTTTTGAGCCGTGGCGCATGGAACTTCGAACCCCGATTTCCGGTACCTGGACTTTTGCGGGAAAGGCTTTTTGGGAGAACGGAACCCTTCGGCTGGACACTCTGGAAGCGACGTTCAATGAAACATCGCGCGTAATAATTCGCGGAACATGGAACACTTTTCCTGAAGGAAATCTGTCGGCCCAGATTCAGCTCAAATCATGGCAACGGCCGGTCAAGGTTTTGGAGCAAAGGGAAAAGGGCCAAGCCCTTGGAGAAACAACGGAAGGTGTCATCGAAATCGAAGGTCTATGGCCAAGGCTGCAGGCTCGATACGATCTTCGACAAGCTCGAGGGCATCTTGTGGGGACCGGCTTCGGAACCTTTTCCAAGGAAGCCATGCTTTTCAAAACGGATGCTTCGGTGACAGGGTCGAAGTTGCCTTGGGGCTTAAAGGGATCTTCGGATTTTTCAGGAAAGGTTCAAATGGTCCTGGAACACAAGCAAGGCAGCCAGACGAAATTATCCCTTTCCGTGTCTCAAGGCCGGTACGGTTCGGGAAACCTTCTTTTGCAACAAATTGTCCTGGACATGGATCTTCAAGGGGATCTTCTCACGGTGCGCCGTGCTGCAGCTCGGTGTGAGAACGCATGCGCTTTTGAAACGGTGGGCACTGTGAGTTTCACAAAACAGACGACTTCGGAAAAAGTCGTTCCGACACTGGATCTCTCCATCAAAGCCGATCAGGTGCCCTTGGTTCTCCTGCAGGATCTGCTACCCAATCATAGTCTGATGGGTTTTTTTTCGGGAAACGGTAAACTTCAAGGAACCTGGCCGAACCTTAATTGGTCGGGGCGCATGACGGCACGGGATGTGATCATTGGAAGCTTTCGAGCCAAGACTGTGGGGATTGATGGAACTTCAAGCCTTTCCATTCTTCAGGGATCGAGAAAGCTTGCTTTGGAATTTTCCACCTTGAGTTACAGACGCTATGCGGGAGATTTTCTTTCCCTCACTCTGCGTCAGAATGGATTGTCCAACACGGTGGACTTTGAGGCCCAGGGGAAAGGCCTTGCGGGGCTTGAACGGCTAAGTGTTCAAGGCAGAATGGAATCCCTACAGAGTCCGCTCAAGCTTTTTCGCATTGAAAAGGGCGATTTTTCCGTGGCCGGAGAAAGGTATGGGCTGCAGGGAGAGATTCGAGCTGGCGAAGGGTCTGTGGATATTTCGGCGCTTCGTCTAAGCCGCGAAACGGAAGAGGTTCAACTTCAGGGAATCCTTGGAACTTCTCAACCTTTGAATCTGACCCTACGAGCAAAAAACATGAATCTGGCCCATTGGCTACCAAAGGTTTTTTCTCAACAGTCCTTCACCTTGGGTGAAGCGCTTAAAAAAACGCTTCAGGGGCGTCTGGAAGCTCAGGTCAGCTTTCGCGGGGCTCTGGAAAATCCCAGCATGCTTTTTCACGGGACCCTGACACAGATATCCGTACCGGGTCTTGAACAGGTATCCACCACCTTTTCTGGGCGTTATGAAACAGGATGGCTGACATTTCGAGGGGAATTTCAGAGTCCGTTCTTAAACACTCCCATGCTGCTGGAAGGAAGCTGGCCTGTGGAGCTTCGACTTTCACCCTGGATTTGTCGGCTTCGTGAAGGTGGAGAAGGGCAGCTACGATTCGCGGCTCGGAATGTTGCGCTGGAAAAGCTGAATGTCTTGATCCCCTTAGAAGAGCTTAAAGGCTTGGCTTCCTTCGATGGCCGTCTTGTGGGTTCTGTCACGAATCCCAGGCTGGAGGGTTCAGGCACGATCACAGGTGCTTCTTTTCTTTGGCCAGGCTGGAAACAGAAGATCCATGATCTGGACATTCAATGGCGTGCTGAAGGATCCTCGGTTCACATTGAAAACGCTGAGTTTACTCTGCTAGGCAGTCGCGGACGGGCTTACGGGGAAGTTTTGTTTCCAGGAACTAGGTTTGCAGGCTATACGCTGCATGTCGCCGCAGATGAAGTGCAGTTTCCCGAAATTTTTGGCATAGTGGGACAAGGTGCGGTGCGTGGCACGATTTCTCAGGCCGGATACGCATTTGCCCCGAACATTGTCGGGGAAGTCAATCTCACGAGGGCTTCCATCAGCCTGGGTGAACTGGAAAAGGACGTCGCCCGCCACATACGTCTCGTGGAGGAAACCAGCCAGGGATCCAAGGTGCTTCTTGGCAGACCTCGTGGCCAGGTACGTAAGCACGAAGTTTTCCAAAGTGTGGGGATGCAGCTTCAGATTCACTTGCCTTCAAAGGGTACCTGGGTGCGCGGATTCGGGTTGGAAGCCGAGGTGCAAGGGGGGGTGACCCTGCATAAGGTTCAAAACGGCCCACTTCAGCTTCTTGGGACCTTGGGGACTTCCAAAGGTGAATACGTCTTTCAAGGGGTGCGTATGAAAGTTGTTGAAGGGGAAGTGACATTTCGAGGACAAACCCCTCCGGATCCGTTTCTATCCTTGACATGCCAGAAGGATTTACGGGATGTGAGTATCACGGCGTCTCTGACAGGACAGATCAGTCGCCCTACGCTAGTCTTTTCCAGTACGCCGGAAATGGACCAAGTGGATATCGTTTCCATGCTGCTTTACGGTCGCCCGGCAAAGGATTTGAATCCCAGACAAACCCAGGATCTACGGGACCGAGGTGTCCAGTTTGCATGGGGAGGAACCACACCAGTGGTGAAAAGCCTTCTGAGTGGTATGCCTCTTTCACCGGATGCCGTGGATATTAAGGGAACCGAAAACGGCAGCGTTTTGGAGATCGGCAAATACCTGACCCCGGAACTCTACGTCACTTACCAAAAGAGCCTCGAAGGGGACAAGGACGATGAACTGCGCGCGGAATACCGAGTGAACCGATACCTTTCCGTGGAAAGCCAGGTCGGTCGGGAGGATCGTGCAGGGGTGGATGTGTTTTTCCGCTATGATTTCGGCAAATAA
- the yihA gene encoding ribosome biogenesis GTP-binding protein YihA/YsxC — MMCPQPVIRSAVFVTSAVSPQGYPQEGMPEVAFAGRSNVGKSSLINTLLGRKKLVHTSSTPGRTQTINFFRINDAFFFVDLPGYGYAKVPQHVREQWGPMVEKYLTSRRELVGLVHIMDLRHPPTPDDLQLWNWLQTQGRHAVPVLTKADKVPRGKRQQQLQMAARLLGLPATEIVLFSATTREGLEALWTKILPWVSKPI; from the coding sequence ATGATGTGTCCGCAGCCTGTGATTCGATCCGCGGTGTTCGTCACATCCGCCGTGTCCCCTCAGGGGTATCCTCAGGAAGGAATGCCGGAAGTGGCCTTTGCAGGTCGATCTAATGTGGGGAAATCTTCTCTGATCAACACCTTGCTCGGTCGAAAAAAACTCGTGCATACCAGCTCCACGCCGGGCCGCACCCAGACCATTAACTTTTTCCGTATTAATGATGCCTTTTTCTTCGTAGATCTTCCCGGGTACGGCTATGCCAAGGTTCCACAACACGTTCGGGAACAATGGGGACCCATGGTGGAAAAATATCTTACATCACGCCGAGAACTGGTCGGCTTGGTGCACATCATGGATCTGAGACATCCGCCCACTCCCGATGACCTGCAACTCTGGAACTGGTTGCAAACCCAGGGACGGCACGCTGTGCCCGTGCTAACCAAGGCGGACAAGGTTCCTCGAGGTAAACGACAGCAGCAGTTGCAGATGGCGGCTCGCCTTCTTGGACTCCCTGCAACGGAAATTGTCCTCTTTTCGGCGACTACTCGAGAAGGGCTCGAAGCCCTATGGACCAAAATCCTACCCTGGGTTTCAAAGCCTATCTGA
- a CDS encoding pyridoxal phosphate-dependent aminotransferase produces MICRRVRDVKPFLVMDVLEKAQAMERAGEKVIHLEVGEPDFPAPRAVLEAAVEALQRGETHYTHSLGLWRLREALCTYYAENYGVTDLEPDQFLVTSGSSPAFLVALSTLVDCGDEVILSNPHYACYPSFLTFLDAVPKLVSVEEDDGFQLRAEAVRQAIGPRTRAVLINSPANPTGTLMDKEHLEALADLDLWILSDEIYHGLVYEGRAHSILEFTRKAIVLNGFSKLFAMTGLRLGFLVVPKDLVRPMQALMQNFFISANSVSQWAGLAALTVPEVRNDVARMVRIYDERRRFMIQRLRAMGFGITVEPTGAFYVFANAKKFSTDSLALAFEILEKARVGVTPGVDFGSRGEGYLRFSYANSLENIAEAMDRLERFLAQRSS; encoded by the coding sequence ATGATTTGCCGTCGAGTGCGAGACGTCAAACCGTTTCTGGTGATGGATGTTCTGGAAAAGGCTCAGGCCATGGAGCGGGCCGGGGAAAAGGTCATCCATTTGGAAGTGGGTGAACCTGATTTTCCGGCTCCGAGAGCCGTCCTAGAAGCCGCCGTCGAAGCCTTGCAGCGCGGAGAAACTCATTACACACACAGTTTGGGACTCTGGCGTTTGCGGGAAGCTCTATGCACCTACTATGCGGAAAATTACGGTGTCACCGACCTGGAACCCGATCAGTTTTTGGTCACTTCCGGATCTTCTCCAGCCTTTCTCGTGGCTCTCAGCACCCTGGTCGATTGCGGTGACGAAGTCATTCTTTCAAACCCTCACTATGCATGTTATCCAAGCTTTTTGACCTTTCTTGACGCAGTTCCCAAGCTGGTTTCCGTAGAAGAAGACGACGGCTTTCAGCTAAGAGCCGAGGCGGTTCGCCAAGCCATAGGACCTCGAACCCGTGCGGTGCTCATCAACTCGCCGGCAAACCCCACGGGAACCCTCATGGACAAGGAACATCTGGAGGCGTTGGCCGATTTGGACCTCTGGATTCTCAGTGATGAAATCTATCACGGGCTTGTCTATGAAGGCCGAGCCCATTCCATCCTGGAATTTACACGAAAGGCCATTGTCCTTAACGGCTTCTCCAAACTCTTTGCCATGACCGGGCTGCGGCTCGGTTTCCTCGTGGTGCCCAAAGACTTGGTCCGCCCCATGCAAGCCTTGATGCAGAACTTTTTCATTTCCGCCAACTCCGTTTCTCAATGGGCCGGTCTGGCGGCTTTGACGGTGCCCGAAGTACGGAACGATGTGGCTCGAATGGTGCGCATCTACGATGAGCGACGTCGTTTCATGATTCAAAGACTCCGTGCCATGGGTTTTGGTATTACGGTGGAGCCTACCGGAGCTTTTTACGTTTTTGCCAACGCAAAAAAGTTTTCCACCGATTCCTTAGCTTTGGCTTTTGAGATTTTGGAAAAGGCCCGTGTGGGGGTCACTCCGGGCGTGGATTTCGGAAGTCGCGGAGAAGGATACCTACGGTTCAGTTACGCCAATTCCTTGGAAAACATTGCCGAAGCCATGGATCGACTCGAACGTTTCCTCGCCCAACGCAGCTCATGA
- a CDS encoding tetratricopeptide repeat protein, protein MVGTRNRLRNLWFAALMLAFSVTGCAPLPSSEQDPSAWMSGEELQALGDKFLAAGDTGQALQYLVAAEKKDPKNPRIHYSLALAYAARRLPDQALAHFLKALQLKPDYSEAHNALGAFYAEQGLKDKAMEHFQKALANPFYRTPEKPLYNLGRLMMDQGRYAEAVAYFDEALHFQNTYAEAHLYRARALEALGRRAEARHAYKAAVTYGPQSADAQFHYGRICAAEGRSEEAIVAFRRVLQIAPGTPLADAADIFLRKLENERQMP, encoded by the coding sequence ATGGTCGGGACCAGGAACAGGCTCCGGAATCTGTGGTTCGCTGCCCTGATGCTGGCTTTCAGTGTGACGGGCTGCGCCCCATTGCCCTCTTCGGAACAAGATCCCTCGGCCTGGATGAGCGGAGAAGAACTGCAGGCTCTAGGGGATAAGTTTCTGGCTGCCGGAGACACGGGACAAGCCTTACAGTATCTGGTGGCCGCAGAAAAAAAGGATCCGAAAAACCCTCGTATTCACTATAGCTTGGCTTTGGCCTACGCGGCACGCCGATTGCCCGACCAGGCTTTGGCGCACTTTCTCAAGGCTTTACAACTGAAACCCGATTATTCTGAAGCTCACAACGCTTTGGGAGCCTTTTATGCTGAGCAAGGGTTGAAGGACAAGGCAATGGAGCATTTCCAAAAAGCTCTAGCGAACCCGTTCTACCGGACTCCTGAAAAGCCCTTGTACAATTTGGGACGTCTCATGATGGATCAGGGACGCTATGCGGAAGCTGTGGCCTATTTCGATGAAGCGCTCCATTTCCAGAACACCTACGCTGAAGCCCATCTTTATCGAGCCAGGGCCCTGGAAGCTCTGGGAAGACGAGCCGAAGCGCGCCACGCTTACAAGGCAGCCGTGACTTACGGACCTCAGTCGGCGGACGCTCAATTTCACTATGGCCGCATCTGCGCAGCCGAAGGCCGCAGCGAAGAGGCTATTGTGGCTTTTCGTCGTGTCTTGCAGATCGCGCCTGGAACGCCGCTGGCCGATGCCGCCGACATTTTTCTTCGCAAGCTCGAAAACGAGAGGCAGATGCCATGA
- the hisG gene encoding ATP phosphoribosyltransferase, with amino-acid sequence MRQLILGIPKGSLQEATIELFRKSGWKISLTNRNYFPEINDPEIQCSICRAQEMSRYVESGTFDAGLTGKDWILENDSDVHVVADLIYSKVSQRPARWVLAVPYDSPVKDVADLEGKKIATELVNFTRRYFAQAGVNVHVEFSWGATEAKVIAGLCDAIVEVTETGATMRANGLRIVKELMLTNTQLIANKSAWNDPWKREKIEQISLLLQAALRAEDLVGLKMNVPKGKLNDVIEILPSLTSPTTAHLYQSDWLSVEVVVSKHTVRELIPQLLKRGAEGIIEYSLNKVI; translated from the coding sequence GTGAGACAGCTGATTCTCGGTATTCCCAAAGGAAGTCTGCAGGAAGCGACCATCGAATTGTTTCGAAAGTCCGGTTGGAAGATTTCGCTGACGAACCGCAATTATTTTCCGGAAATCAACGACCCGGAAATTCAGTGCAGTATCTGTCGCGCTCAGGAAATGAGCCGGTATGTGGAAAGTGGCACCTTTGATGCGGGTCTGACCGGCAAGGACTGGATTCTGGAAAACGACTCCGATGTTCATGTGGTGGCGGACCTAATCTATTCCAAAGTCAGTCAGCGTCCGGCTCGATGGGTTCTGGCCGTTCCCTATGATTCACCTGTCAAAGACGTGGCCGACCTGGAAGGCAAGAAGATTGCCACGGAACTGGTCAATTTCACGCGGCGCTATTTCGCGCAAGCCGGAGTGAACGTGCATGTGGAATTTTCCTGGGGGGCCACCGAAGCCAAGGTGATCGCCGGCTTGTGCGACGCCATCGTGGAGGTCACGGAAACCGGGGCCACCATGAGAGCCAACGGGCTGCGCATCGTCAAGGAGCTGATGCTCACGAACACCCAGCTGATCGCCAACAAATCCGCCTGGAACGACCCGTGGAAACGGGAAAAAATCGAGCAGATCAGTCTGTTGCTTCAGGCCGCTCTTCGCGCCGAAGATCTGGTAGGTCTGAAAATGAATGTGCCCAAAGGAAAACTTAACGACGTTATCGAAATCCTACCAAGCCTCACTTCGCCCACCACGGCGCATCTTTATCAGTCCGACTGGCTGAGTGTGGAAGTGGTGGTGTCCAAGCATACGGTGCGAGAACTGATTCCGCAATTGCTCAAACGGGGAGCGGAAGGCATCATCGAGTACAGTTTGAACAAGGTCATCTGA
- the hisI gene encoding phosphoribosyl-AMP cyclohydrolase, with translation MIKTQETTLTEKPDFAKGNGLLPVIVQEAFSRRVLMLAYMNETAWAKTVETGLAHYWSRSRNKLWLKGESSGHVQRVRAMYIDCDADTLLIEVEQTGAACHEGYDSCFFRRLENGAFVICEERVFDPKEVYKA, from the coding sequence ATGATCAAAACACAGGAGACGACGTTGACAGAAAAACCTGATTTCGCTAAAGGAAACGGTCTGCTTCCCGTCATTGTACAAGAAGCCTTCAGCCGTCGCGTCCTTATGCTGGCTTACATGAACGAAACAGCCTGGGCCAAGACCGTGGAAACCGGGCTGGCACATTATTGGAGCCGATCTCGTAACAAGTTGTGGCTCAAGGGGGAAAGCTCGGGACATGTGCAAAGGGTTCGAGCCATGTACATAGATTGCGATGCGGACACTCTTCTCATTGAGGTGGAACAGACCGGAGCCGCCTGCCATGAAGGGTACGACTCGTGCTTTTTCCGCCGTTTGGAAAACGGCGCATTTGTGATCTGTGAAGAACGTGTGTTTGATCCCAAGGAGGTTTACAAAGCGTGA
- the rlmN gene encoding 23S rRNA (adenine(2503)-C(2))-methyltransferase RlmN — protein sequence MVQDRVFIKDFPQEALEAWVVSLGERAFRARQIFRHLYGRLIRSWEECSDLPKTFRTQLEYGTFLNALSLVATEEAQDGTRKFVFRLQDHHLIESVLIPDPPRLTACISSQVGCALGCRFCLTGTMGFKRQLRTAEIVDQLIHMQHVVGSEQRITNIVFMGMGEPLANEEAVLRALKILLDPGGLGFSHRRVTVSTVGLVPSMERLGRESPVNLAVSLHAADDETRSRLMPINQKYPLAALMEACRTYPMPSRKRITFEYLLLKGVNDRPEDARRLVKLLSHVRCKVNLIPFNPHPALPFERPSEESVLAFQDILQQAHFTVTIRQSRGADIRAACGQLAARMVSP from the coding sequence ATGGTCCAGGATCGTGTTTTTATCAAGGACTTTCCCCAGGAAGCTCTAGAAGCTTGGGTTGTCAGCCTTGGAGAACGGGCTTTTCGAGCACGCCAAATCTTTCGGCACCTTTACGGGCGATTGATCCGATCCTGGGAGGAATGTTCCGATCTGCCCAAGACCTTTCGCACCCAACTGGAATACGGCACCTTTTTAAACGCCCTCAGCCTCGTCGCCACCGAAGAGGCCCAGGATGGAACCCGTAAGTTTGTCTTTCGCCTTCAGGATCATCATCTCATCGAGAGTGTCCTTATTCCCGATCCTCCACGACTCACCGCATGCATTTCCAGCCAGGTGGGTTGTGCTTTGGGTTGTCGGTTTTGCCTGACGGGAACCATGGGGTTTAAAAGACAGTTGCGAACGGCGGAGATCGTCGACCAATTGATTCACATGCAGCATGTTGTCGGGTCGGAGCAGCGGATCACCAACATTGTGTTCATGGGCATGGGAGAACCTTTGGCCAACGAGGAGGCTGTGCTGCGAGCCCTCAAGATTCTTCTGGACCCCGGAGGACTCGGATTTTCGCACAGACGCGTCACGGTTTCCACGGTCGGGTTGGTGCCCTCAATGGAACGCCTCGGACGAGAAAGTCCCGTGAATTTAGCCGTTAGTCTTCATGCGGCCGATGATGAGACACGAAGCCGCCTTATGCCCATCAACCAGAAATACCCTTTGGCCGCTCTTATGGAAGCATGTCGAACCTACCCAATGCCGTCCCGAAAAAGGATCACCTTTGAGTATCTTCTTTTGAAGGGGGTCAATGACAGGCCGGAAGACGCTCGACGTCTGGTAAAGCTTCTTTCCCACGTGCGATGCAAAGTGAACTTGATTCCATTCAACCCGCATCCTGCCTTACCTTTTGAACGGCCATCGGAAGAAAGTGTTCTGGCTTTTCAGGATATTCTGCAGCAGGCCCATTTTACCGTGACCATTCGTCAGAGTCGCGGTGCCGACATTCGAGCCGCCTGTGGACAGCTGGCCGCTCGAATGGTATCTCCATAG
- a CDS encoding histone deacetylase, with product MLRAAYKTGLVIFPAFDWAISPTHPEREERLLYTQDQIFEEGLLDIQGILEFKPDLATIEDVQRVHFCAPDERSVLTESHLISAGGAMTIAKALMAHKIDRGFALVRPPGHHAMRVVHGARGFCNINIEAIMIEYLRDVYGVDRIAIVDTDCHHGDGTQDIYWHDPDTLFISIHQDGRTLYPGSGFHHELGGPTAMGATINIPLPPKTSEEGFLRAMEKIVLPIVQEFQPELIINSAGQDNHYTDPITNMNFSAQGYATLTSMLQPHIAVLEGGYSIEGALPYVNVGIILALAGLDYSKVKEPDYDPKRIRQPEETNAYIDRLAEEILGYWRRCPEFIAKNRATKEFAQRERTIYYDTDNILENQKERLRVCPVCSGVLSIDSLTDRGYHIFAIHIPRKACPECVALGYEWFDAVHGRSYDRVFLQDRTTNRYLVRKA from the coding sequence ATGCTTCGTGCTGCTTATAAAACCGGTTTGGTGATCTTTCCTGCTTTTGACTGGGCCATCAGCCCGACACATCCGGAGCGGGAAGAAAGGCTACTTTACACACAAGATCAGATTTTTGAGGAAGGTCTTTTAGACATTCAAGGCATTCTAGAATTTAAACCGGACCTCGCCACCATCGAAGATGTGCAACGGGTGCATTTCTGCGCGCCCGACGAACGCAGTGTGCTCACCGAAAGTCATCTCATCAGCGCCGGGGGCGCCATGACCATCGCAAAGGCCCTTATGGCCCATAAGATCGACCGAGGATTCGCCTTGGTTCGTCCACCGGGTCATCATGCCATGAGGGTTGTGCACGGTGCCCGGGGGTTTTGTAATATCAACATTGAAGCCATCATGATCGAGTACCTGCGTGATGTGTACGGTGTGGACAGGATCGCCATCGTGGACACCGATTGCCATCACGGGGACGGCACCCAGGATATCTATTGGCACGATCCGGACACTCTTTTTATCTCCATTCATCAAGACGGCCGCACCCTGTATCCCGGATCGGGCTTTCATCACGAACTGGGAGGTCCCACGGCCATGGGGGCGACCATCAACATACCCCTCCCACCCAAGACCTCGGAAGAAGGCTTTCTTCGGGCCATGGAAAAGATCGTTCTCCCCATTGTGCAAGAATTCCAGCCGGAACTTATCATTAATTCCGCGGGTCAGGACAATCATTACACAGACCCCATCACCAACATGAACTTTTCAGCCCAAGGCTACGCCACTTTGACCAGTATGCTGCAACCTCATATCGCTGTTTTGGAGGGAGGTTATTCCATCGAGGGGGCCTTACCATATGTCAATGTGGGGATCATTTTGGCTTTGGCCGGATTGGATTACAGCAAGGTCAAGGAACCGGATTACGACCCGAAACGCATTCGGCAACCAGAAGAAACTAACGCTTACATCGACCGGTTAGCTGAAGAGATTCTGGGCTACTGGCGTCGATGCCCGGAATTTATCGCCAAAAACCGTGCCACCAAGGAATTTGCTCAAAGGGAACGCACAATCTATTATGATACGGACAACATTTTGGAAAACCAAAAGGAACGCCTTCGTGTCTGCCCTGTGTGCAGCGGCGTTTTATCCATTGATTCCTTGACCGACCGAGGCTATCACATTTTCGCCATTCACATTCCAAGAAAAGCCTGTCCGGAATGTGTGGCCTTGGGTTATGAATGGTTCGATGCCGTTCATGGCCGATCTTATGATCGAGTCTTTCTGCAAGATCGCACCACCAATCGGTACTTGGTTCGAAAGGCTTAA